Proteins encoded together in one Capricornis sumatraensis isolate serow.1 chromosome 3, serow.2, whole genome shotgun sequence window:
- the BIN1 gene encoding myc box-dependent-interacting protein 1 isoform X11 produces the protein MAEMGSKGVTAGKIASNVQKKLTRAQEKVLQKLGKADETKDEQFEQCVQNFNKQLTEGTRLQKDLRTYLASVKAMHEASKKLNECLQEVYEPDWPGRDEASKIAENNDLLWMDYHQKLVDQALLTMDTYLGQFPDIKSRIAKRGRKLVDYDSARHHYESLQTAKKKDEAKIAKAEEELIKAQKVFEEMNVDLQEELPSLWNSRVGFYVNTFQSIAGLEENFHKEMSKLNQNLNDVLVSLERQHGSNTFTVKAQPRKKTKLFSRLRRKKNSDSAPAKGNKSPSPPPDGSPAATPEIRVNHEPEPAGAATPGAALPKSPSQPAEASEAAGAQEPGETTASEAASSSLPAVVVETFSATVNGTVESGSGAGRLDLPPGFMFKVQAQHDYTATDTDELQLKAGDVVLVIPFQNPEEQDEGWLMGVKESDWNQHKELEKCRGVFPENFTERVQ, from the exons GTCCTCCAGAAACTGGGCAAGGCGGATGAGACGAAGGATGAGCAGTTTGAACAGTGTGTTCAGAATTTCAACAAGCAGCTG ACCGAGGGCACCCGCCTGCAGAAGGACCTCCGGACTTACCTGGCCTCGGTCAAAG CCATGCATGAGGCCTCCAAGAAGCTGAACGAGTGTCTGCAGGAGGTGTACGAGCCCGACTGGCCTGGCAGGGATGAAGCAAGCAAAATCGCTGAG AACAATGACCTGCTCTGGATGGATTACCACCAGAAGCTGGTGGACCAGGCACTGCTGACCATGGACACGTACCTGGGCCAGTTCCCTGACATCAAG TCACGTATCGCCAAGCGCGGGCGGAAGCTGGTGGACTACGACAGTGCCCGGCACCATTACGAGTCCCTTCAAACCGCCAAAAAGAAGGATGAAGCCAAAATTGCTAAG GCTGAGGAGGAGCTCATCAAAGCGCAGAAGGTGTTTGAGGAGATGAATGTGGATCTTCAGGAGGAGCTGCCATCCCTGTGGAACAG CCGTGTGGGTTTCTATGTCAACACATTTCAGAGCATTGCGGGCCTGGAGGAAAACTTCCACAAGGAAATGAGTAAG CTCAACCAGAACCTCAACGATGTGCTCGTCAGTCTGGAGAGGCAGCACGGGAGCAACACGTTCACAGTCAAGGCTCAGCCGAG aaagaaaactaaacTGTTCTCCCGGCTGCGCAGAAAGAAGAACAG TGACAGTGCGCCTGCAAAAGGGAACAAGAGCCCCTCACCGCCGCCTGACGGCTCTCCTGCTGCCACGCCCGAGATCAGAGTCAACCATGAGCCCGAGCCGGCTGGCGCAGCCACCCCCGGGGCTGCCCTCCCCAAGTCCCCGTCTCAG CCAGCGGAGGCCTCGGAGGcggctggagcccaggagcctggGGAGACGACTGCAAGTGAAGCAGCCTCC AGCTCTCTCCCCGCGGTGGTCGTGGAGACCTTCTCAGCAACTGTGAATGGCACGGTGGAGAGCGGCAGCGGGGCAGGACGTCTGGACCTGCCCCCGGGGTTCATGTTCAAG GTGCAGGCCCAACACGACTACACGGCCACTGACACGGACGAGCTGCAGCTCAAGGCTGGGGATGTGGTGCTGGTGATCCCCTTCCAGAACCCGGAGGAGCAG GATGAAGGCTGGCTCATGGGCGTGAAGGAGAGTGACTGGAACCAGCACAAGGAGCTGGAGAAATGCCGGGGCGTCTTCCCCGAGAACTTTACCGAGCGAGTACAGTGA
- the BIN1 gene encoding myc box-dependent-interacting protein 1 isoform X10, with protein MAEMGSKGVTAGKIASNVQKKLTRAQEKVLQKLGKADETKDEQFEQCVQNFNKQLTEGTRLQKDLRTYLASVKAMHEASKKLNECLQEVYEPDWPGRDEASKIAENNDLLWMDYHQKLVDQALLTMDTYLGQFPDIKSRIAKRGRKLVDYDSARHHYESLQTAKKKDEAKIAKPVSLLEKAAPQWCQGKLQAHLVAQTNLLRNQAEEELIKAQKVFEEMNVDLQEELPSLWNSRVGFYVNTFQSIAGLEENFHKEMSKLNQNLNDVLVSLERQHGSNTFTVKAQPSDSAPAKGNKSPSPPPDGSPAATPEIRVNHEPEPAGAATPGAALPKSPSQPAEASEAAGAQEPGETTASEAASSSLPAVVVETFSATVNGTVESGSGAGRLDLPPGFMFKVQAQHDYTATDTDELQLKAGDVVLVIPFQNPEEQDEGWLMGVKESDWNQHKELEKCRGVFPENFTERVQ; from the exons GTCCTCCAGAAACTGGGCAAGGCGGATGAGACGAAGGATGAGCAGTTTGAACAGTGTGTTCAGAATTTCAACAAGCAGCTG ACCGAGGGCACCCGCCTGCAGAAGGACCTCCGGACTTACCTGGCCTCGGTCAAAG CCATGCATGAGGCCTCCAAGAAGCTGAACGAGTGTCTGCAGGAGGTGTACGAGCCCGACTGGCCTGGCAGGGATGAAGCAAGCAAAATCGCTGAG AACAATGACCTGCTCTGGATGGATTACCACCAGAAGCTGGTGGACCAGGCACTGCTGACCATGGACACGTACCTGGGCCAGTTCCCTGACATCAAG TCACGTATCGCCAAGCGCGGGCGGAAGCTGGTGGACTACGACAGTGCCCGGCACCATTACGAGTCCCTTCAAACCGCCAAAAAGAAGGATGAAGCCAAAATTGCTAAG CCTGTCTCGCTGCTTGAGAAAGCCGCCCCCCAGTGGTGCCAAGGCAAACTGCAGGCTCATCTCGTAGCTCAAACTAACCTGCTCCGAAATCAG GCTGAGGAGGAGCTCATCAAAGCGCAGAAGGTGTTTGAGGAGATGAATGTGGATCTTCAGGAGGAGCTGCCATCCCTGTGGAACAG CCGTGTGGGTTTCTATGTCAACACATTTCAGAGCATTGCGGGCCTGGAGGAAAACTTCCACAAGGAAATGAGTAAG CTCAACCAGAACCTCAACGATGTGCTCGTCAGTCTGGAGAGGCAGCACGGGAGCAACACGTTCACAGTCAAGGCTCAGCCGAG TGACAGTGCGCCTGCAAAAGGGAACAAGAGCCCCTCACCGCCGCCTGACGGCTCTCCTGCTGCCACGCCCGAGATCAGAGTCAACCATGAGCCCGAGCCGGCTGGCGCAGCCACCCCCGGGGCTGCCCTCCCCAAGTCCCCGTCTCAG CCAGCGGAGGCCTCGGAGGcggctggagcccaggagcctggGGAGACGACTGCAAGTGAAGCAGCCTCC AGCTCTCTCCCCGCGGTGGTCGTGGAGACCTTCTCAGCAACTGTGAATGGCACGGTGGAGAGCGGCAGCGGGGCAGGACGTCTGGACCTGCCCCCGGGGTTCATGTTCAAG GTGCAGGCCCAACACGACTACACGGCCACTGACACGGACGAGCTGCAGCTCAAGGCTGGGGATGTGGTGCTGGTGATCCCCTTCCAGAACCCGGAGGAGCAG GATGAAGGCTGGCTCATGGGCGTGAAGGAGAGTGACTGGAACCAGCACAAGGAGCTGGAGAAATGCCGGGGCGTCTTCCCCGAGAACTTTACCGAGCGAGTACAGTGA
- the BIN1 gene encoding myc box-dependent-interacting protein 1 isoform X4: protein MAEMGSKGVTAGKIASNVQKKLTRAQEKVLQKLGKADETKDEQFEQCVQNFNKQLTEGTRLQKDLRTYLASVKAMHEASKKLNECLQEVYEPDWPGRDEASKIAENNDLLWMDYHQKLVDQALLTMDTYLGQFPDIKSRIAKRGRKLVDYDSARHHYESLQTAKKKDEAKIAKAEEELIKAQKVFEEMNVDLQEELPSLWNSRVGFYVNTFQSIAGLEENFHKEMSKLNQNLNDVLVSLERQHGSNTFTVKAQPSDSAPAKGNKSPSPPPDGSPAATPEIRVNHEPEPAGAATPGAALPKSPSQLRKGPPVPPPPKHTPSKEVKQEQILSLFDDTFVPEISVTTPSQPTESPAGSLPSKEPSAAEGTFAVAWPSQTAEPGPAQPAEASEAAGAQEPGETTASEAASSSLPAVVVETFSATVNGTVESGSGAGRLDLPPGFMFKVQAQHDYTATDTDELQLKAGDVVLVIPFQNPEEQDEGWLMGVKESDWNQHKELEKCRGVFPENFTERVQ from the exons GTCCTCCAGAAACTGGGCAAGGCGGATGAGACGAAGGATGAGCAGTTTGAACAGTGTGTTCAGAATTTCAACAAGCAGCTG ACCGAGGGCACCCGCCTGCAGAAGGACCTCCGGACTTACCTGGCCTCGGTCAAAG CCATGCATGAGGCCTCCAAGAAGCTGAACGAGTGTCTGCAGGAGGTGTACGAGCCCGACTGGCCTGGCAGGGATGAAGCAAGCAAAATCGCTGAG AACAATGACCTGCTCTGGATGGATTACCACCAGAAGCTGGTGGACCAGGCACTGCTGACCATGGACACGTACCTGGGCCAGTTCCCTGACATCAAG TCACGTATCGCCAAGCGCGGGCGGAAGCTGGTGGACTACGACAGTGCCCGGCACCATTACGAGTCCCTTCAAACCGCCAAAAAGAAGGATGAAGCCAAAATTGCTAAG GCTGAGGAGGAGCTCATCAAAGCGCAGAAGGTGTTTGAGGAGATGAATGTGGATCTTCAGGAGGAGCTGCCATCCCTGTGGAACAG CCGTGTGGGTTTCTATGTCAACACATTTCAGAGCATTGCGGGCCTGGAGGAAAACTTCCACAAGGAAATGAGTAAG CTCAACCAGAACCTCAACGATGTGCTCGTCAGTCTGGAGAGGCAGCACGGGAGCAACACGTTCACAGTCAAGGCTCAGCCGAG TGACAGTGCGCCTGCAAAAGGGAACAAGAGCCCCTCACCGCCGCCTGACGGCTCTCCTGCTGCCACGCCCGAGATCAGAGTCAACCATGAGCCCGAGCCGGCTGGCGCAGCCACCCCCGGGGCTGCCCTCCCCAAGTCCCCGTCTCAG CTTCGGAAAGGCCCACCAGTCCCTCCGCCTCCCAAACACACCCCGTCCAAGGAGGTCAAGCAGGAGCAGATCCTCAGCTTGTTTGACGACACGTTTGTCCCCGAGATCAGCGTGACCACCCCTTCCCAG CCCACAGAGAGTCCAGCCGGCAGCCTGCCTTCCAAGGAGCCCAGCGCTGCCGAGGGCACCTTTGCTGTGGCCTGGCCCAGCCAGACGGCCGAGCCGGGGCCTGCCCAA CCAGCGGAGGCCTCGGAGGcggctggagcccaggagcctggGGAGACGACTGCAAGTGAAGCAGCCTCC AGCTCTCTCCCCGCGGTGGTCGTGGAGACCTTCTCAGCAACTGTGAATGGCACGGTGGAGAGCGGCAGCGGGGCAGGACGTCTGGACCTGCCCCCGGGGTTCATGTTCAAG GTGCAGGCCCAACACGACTACACGGCCACTGACACGGACGAGCTGCAGCTCAAGGCTGGGGATGTGGTGCTGGTGATCCCCTTCCAGAACCCGGAGGAGCAG GATGAAGGCTGGCTCATGGGCGTGAAGGAGAGTGACTGGAACCAGCACAAGGAGCTGGAGAAATGCCGGGGCGTCTTCCCCGAGAACTTTACCGAGCGAGTACAGTGA
- the BIN1 gene encoding myc box-dependent-interacting protein 1 isoform X3, with translation MAEMGSKGVTAGKIASNVQKKLTRAQEKVLQKLGKADETKDEQFEQCVQNFNKQLTEGTRLQKDLRTYLASVKAMHEASKKLNECLQEVYEPDWPGRDEASKIAENNDLLWMDYHQKLVDQALLTMDTYLGQFPDIKSRIAKRGRKLVDYDSARHHYESLQTAKKKDEAKIAKPVSLLEKAAPQWCQGKLQAHLVAQTNLLRNQAEEELIKAQKVFEEMNVDLQEELPSLWNSRVGFYVNTFQSIAGLEENFHKEMSKLNQNLNDVLVSLERQHGSNTFTVKAQPSDSAPAKGNKSPSPPPDGSPAATPEIRVNHEPEPAGAATPGAALPKSPSQFEAPGPFSEQASLLDLDFDPLPPVASPVKAPTPSGQSIPWDLWEPTESPAGSLPSKEPSAAEGTFAVAWPSQTAEPGPAQPAEASEAAGAQEPGETTASEAASSSLPAVVVETFSATVNGTVESGSGAGRLDLPPGFMFKVQAQHDYTATDTDELQLKAGDVVLVIPFQNPEEQDEGWLMGVKESDWNQHKELEKCRGVFPENFTERVQ, from the exons GTCCTCCAGAAACTGGGCAAGGCGGATGAGACGAAGGATGAGCAGTTTGAACAGTGTGTTCAGAATTTCAACAAGCAGCTG ACCGAGGGCACCCGCCTGCAGAAGGACCTCCGGACTTACCTGGCCTCGGTCAAAG CCATGCATGAGGCCTCCAAGAAGCTGAACGAGTGTCTGCAGGAGGTGTACGAGCCCGACTGGCCTGGCAGGGATGAAGCAAGCAAAATCGCTGAG AACAATGACCTGCTCTGGATGGATTACCACCAGAAGCTGGTGGACCAGGCACTGCTGACCATGGACACGTACCTGGGCCAGTTCCCTGACATCAAG TCACGTATCGCCAAGCGCGGGCGGAAGCTGGTGGACTACGACAGTGCCCGGCACCATTACGAGTCCCTTCAAACCGCCAAAAAGAAGGATGAAGCCAAAATTGCTAAG CCTGTCTCGCTGCTTGAGAAAGCCGCCCCCCAGTGGTGCCAAGGCAAACTGCAGGCTCATCTCGTAGCTCAAACTAACCTGCTCCGAAATCAG GCTGAGGAGGAGCTCATCAAAGCGCAGAAGGTGTTTGAGGAGATGAATGTGGATCTTCAGGAGGAGCTGCCATCCCTGTGGAACAG CCGTGTGGGTTTCTATGTCAACACATTTCAGAGCATTGCGGGCCTGGAGGAAAACTTCCACAAGGAAATGAGTAAG CTCAACCAGAACCTCAACGATGTGCTCGTCAGTCTGGAGAGGCAGCACGGGAGCAACACGTTCACAGTCAAGGCTCAGCCGAG TGACAGTGCGCCTGCAAAAGGGAACAAGAGCCCCTCACCGCCGCCTGACGGCTCTCCTGCTGCCACGCCCGAGATCAGAGTCAACCATGAGCCCGAGCCGGCTGGCGCAGCCACCCCCGGGGCTGCCCTCCCCAAGTCCCCGTCTCAG TTTGAGGCCCCGGGGCCTTTCTCGGAGCAGGCCAGTCTGCTGGACCTGGACTTTGACCCCCTCCCGCCTGTGGCAAGCCCTGTGAAAGCGCCCACGCCCTCCGGTCAG TCGATTCCATGGGACCTCTGGGAG CCCACAGAGAGTCCAGCCGGCAGCCTGCCTTCCAAGGAGCCCAGCGCTGCCGAGGGCACCTTTGCTGTGGCCTGGCCCAGCCAGACGGCCGAGCCGGGGCCTGCCCAA CCAGCGGAGGCCTCGGAGGcggctggagcccaggagcctggGGAGACGACTGCAAGTGAAGCAGCCTCC AGCTCTCTCCCCGCGGTGGTCGTGGAGACCTTCTCAGCAACTGTGAATGGCACGGTGGAGAGCGGCAGCGGGGCAGGACGTCTGGACCTGCCCCCGGGGTTCATGTTCAAG GTGCAGGCCCAACACGACTACACGGCCACTGACACGGACGAGCTGCAGCTCAAGGCTGGGGATGTGGTGCTGGTGATCCCCTTCCAGAACCCGGAGGAGCAG GATGAAGGCTGGCTCATGGGCGTGAAGGAGAGTGACTGGAACCAGCACAAGGAGCTGGAGAAATGCCGGGGCGTCTTCCCCGAGAACTTTACCGAGCGAGTACAGTGA
- the BIN1 gene encoding myc box-dependent-interacting protein 1 isoform X7, producing MAEMGSKGVTAGKIASNVQKKLTRAQEKVLQKLGKADETKDEQFEQCVQNFNKQLTEGTRLQKDLRTYLASVKAMHEASKKLNECLQEVYEPDWPGRDEASKIAENNDLLWMDYHQKLVDQALLTMDTYLGQFPDIKSRIAKRGRKLVDYDSARHHYESLQTAKKKDEAKIAKAEEELIKAQKVFEEMNVDLQEELPSLWNSRVGFYVNTFQSIAGLEENFHKEMSKLNQNLNDVLVSLERQHGSNTFTVKAQPRKKTKLFSRLRRKKNSDSAPAKGNKSPSPPPDGSPAATPEIRVNHEPEPAGAATPGAALPKSPSQLRKGPPVPPPPKHTPSKEVKQEQILSLFDDTFVPEISVTTPSQPAEASEAAGAQEPGETTASEAASSSLPAVVVETFSATVNGTVESGSGAGRLDLPPGFMFKVQAQHDYTATDTDELQLKAGDVVLVIPFQNPEEQDEGWLMGVKESDWNQHKELEKCRGVFPENFTERVQ from the exons GTCCTCCAGAAACTGGGCAAGGCGGATGAGACGAAGGATGAGCAGTTTGAACAGTGTGTTCAGAATTTCAACAAGCAGCTG ACCGAGGGCACCCGCCTGCAGAAGGACCTCCGGACTTACCTGGCCTCGGTCAAAG CCATGCATGAGGCCTCCAAGAAGCTGAACGAGTGTCTGCAGGAGGTGTACGAGCCCGACTGGCCTGGCAGGGATGAAGCAAGCAAAATCGCTGAG AACAATGACCTGCTCTGGATGGATTACCACCAGAAGCTGGTGGACCAGGCACTGCTGACCATGGACACGTACCTGGGCCAGTTCCCTGACATCAAG TCACGTATCGCCAAGCGCGGGCGGAAGCTGGTGGACTACGACAGTGCCCGGCACCATTACGAGTCCCTTCAAACCGCCAAAAAGAAGGATGAAGCCAAAATTGCTAAG GCTGAGGAGGAGCTCATCAAAGCGCAGAAGGTGTTTGAGGAGATGAATGTGGATCTTCAGGAGGAGCTGCCATCCCTGTGGAACAG CCGTGTGGGTTTCTATGTCAACACATTTCAGAGCATTGCGGGCCTGGAGGAAAACTTCCACAAGGAAATGAGTAAG CTCAACCAGAACCTCAACGATGTGCTCGTCAGTCTGGAGAGGCAGCACGGGAGCAACACGTTCACAGTCAAGGCTCAGCCGAG aaagaaaactaaacTGTTCTCCCGGCTGCGCAGAAAGAAGAACAG TGACAGTGCGCCTGCAAAAGGGAACAAGAGCCCCTCACCGCCGCCTGACGGCTCTCCTGCTGCCACGCCCGAGATCAGAGTCAACCATGAGCCCGAGCCGGCTGGCGCAGCCACCCCCGGGGCTGCCCTCCCCAAGTCCCCGTCTCAG CTTCGGAAAGGCCCACCAGTCCCTCCGCCTCCCAAACACACCCCGTCCAAGGAGGTCAAGCAGGAGCAGATCCTCAGCTTGTTTGACGACACGTTTGTCCCCGAGATCAGCGTGACCACCCCTTCCCAG CCAGCGGAGGCCTCGGAGGcggctggagcccaggagcctggGGAGACGACTGCAAGTGAAGCAGCCTCC AGCTCTCTCCCCGCGGTGGTCGTGGAGACCTTCTCAGCAACTGTGAATGGCACGGTGGAGAGCGGCAGCGGGGCAGGACGTCTGGACCTGCCCCCGGGGTTCATGTTCAAG GTGCAGGCCCAACACGACTACACGGCCACTGACACGGACGAGCTGCAGCTCAAGGCTGGGGATGTGGTGCTGGTGATCCCCTTCCAGAACCCGGAGGAGCAG GATGAAGGCTGGCTCATGGGCGTGAAGGAGAGTGACTGGAACCAGCACAAGGAGCTGGAGAAATGCCGGGGCGTCTTCCCCGAGAACTTTACCGAGCGAGTACAGTGA
- the BIN1 gene encoding myc box-dependent-interacting protein 1 isoform X6 has protein sequence MAEMGSKGVTAGKIASNVQKKLTRAQEKVLQKLGKADETKDEQFEQCVQNFNKQLTEGTRLQKDLRTYLASVKAMHEASKKLNECLQEVYEPDWPGRDEASKIAENNDLLWMDYHQKLVDQALLTMDTYLGQFPDIKSRIAKRGRKLVDYDSARHHYESLQTAKKKDEAKIAKPVSLLEKAAPQWCQGKLQAHLVAQTNLLRNQAEEELIKAQKVFEEMNVDLQEELPSLWNSRVGFYVNTFQSIAGLEENFHKEMSKLNQNLNDVLVSLERQHGSNTFTVKAQPSDSAPAKGNKSPSPPPDGSPAATPEIRVNHEPEPAGAATPGAALPKSPSQPTESPAGSLPSKEPSAAEGTFAVAWPSQTAEPGPAQPAEASEAAGAQEPGETTASEAASSSLPAVVVETFSATVNGTVESGSGAGRLDLPPGFMFKVQAQHDYTATDTDELQLKAGDVVLVIPFQNPEEQDEGWLMGVKESDWNQHKELEKCRGVFPENFTERVQ, from the exons GTCCTCCAGAAACTGGGCAAGGCGGATGAGACGAAGGATGAGCAGTTTGAACAGTGTGTTCAGAATTTCAACAAGCAGCTG ACCGAGGGCACCCGCCTGCAGAAGGACCTCCGGACTTACCTGGCCTCGGTCAAAG CCATGCATGAGGCCTCCAAGAAGCTGAACGAGTGTCTGCAGGAGGTGTACGAGCCCGACTGGCCTGGCAGGGATGAAGCAAGCAAAATCGCTGAG AACAATGACCTGCTCTGGATGGATTACCACCAGAAGCTGGTGGACCAGGCACTGCTGACCATGGACACGTACCTGGGCCAGTTCCCTGACATCAAG TCACGTATCGCCAAGCGCGGGCGGAAGCTGGTGGACTACGACAGTGCCCGGCACCATTACGAGTCCCTTCAAACCGCCAAAAAGAAGGATGAAGCCAAAATTGCTAAG CCTGTCTCGCTGCTTGAGAAAGCCGCCCCCCAGTGGTGCCAAGGCAAACTGCAGGCTCATCTCGTAGCTCAAACTAACCTGCTCCGAAATCAG GCTGAGGAGGAGCTCATCAAAGCGCAGAAGGTGTTTGAGGAGATGAATGTGGATCTTCAGGAGGAGCTGCCATCCCTGTGGAACAG CCGTGTGGGTTTCTATGTCAACACATTTCAGAGCATTGCGGGCCTGGAGGAAAACTTCCACAAGGAAATGAGTAAG CTCAACCAGAACCTCAACGATGTGCTCGTCAGTCTGGAGAGGCAGCACGGGAGCAACACGTTCACAGTCAAGGCTCAGCCGAG TGACAGTGCGCCTGCAAAAGGGAACAAGAGCCCCTCACCGCCGCCTGACGGCTCTCCTGCTGCCACGCCCGAGATCAGAGTCAACCATGAGCCCGAGCCGGCTGGCGCAGCCACCCCCGGGGCTGCCCTCCCCAAGTCCCCGTCTCAG CCCACAGAGAGTCCAGCCGGCAGCCTGCCTTCCAAGGAGCCCAGCGCTGCCGAGGGCACCTTTGCTGTGGCCTGGCCCAGCCAGACGGCCGAGCCGGGGCCTGCCCAA CCAGCGGAGGCCTCGGAGGcggctggagcccaggagcctggGGAGACGACTGCAAGTGAAGCAGCCTCC AGCTCTCTCCCCGCGGTGGTCGTGGAGACCTTCTCAGCAACTGTGAATGGCACGGTGGAGAGCGGCAGCGGGGCAGGACGTCTGGACCTGCCCCCGGGGTTCATGTTCAAG GTGCAGGCCCAACACGACTACACGGCCACTGACACGGACGAGCTGCAGCTCAAGGCTGGGGATGTGGTGCTGGTGATCCCCTTCCAGAACCCGGAGGAGCAG GATGAAGGCTGGCTCATGGGCGTGAAGGAGAGTGACTGGAACCAGCACAAGGAGCTGGAGAAATGCCGGGGCGTCTTCCCCGAGAACTTTACCGAGCGAGTACAGTGA
- the BIN1 gene encoding myc box-dependent-interacting protein 1 isoform X1 codes for MAEMGSKGVTAGKIASNVQKKLTRAQEKVLQKLGKADETKDEQFEQCVQNFNKQLTEGTRLQKDLRTYLASVKAMHEASKKLNECLQEVYEPDWPGRDEASKIAENNDLLWMDYHQKLVDQALLTMDTYLGQFPDIKSRIAKRGRKLVDYDSARHHYESLQTAKKKDEAKIAKPVSLLEKAAPQWCQGKLQAHLVAQTNLLRNQAEEELIKAQKVFEEMNVDLQEELPSLWNSRVGFYVNTFQSIAGLEENFHKEMSKLNQNLNDVLVSLERQHGSNTFTVKAQPSDSAPAKGNKSPSPPPDGSPAATPEIRVNHEPEPAGAATPGAALPKSPSQLRKGPPVPPPPKHTPSKEVKQEQILSLFDDTFVPEISVTTPSQFEAPGPFSEQASLLDLDFDPLPPVASPVKAPTPSGQSIPWDLWEPTESPAGSLPSKEPSAAEGTFAVAWPSQTAEPGPAQPAEASEAAGAQEPGETTASEAASSSLPAVVVETFSATVNGTVESGSGAGRLDLPPGFMFKVQAQHDYTATDTDELQLKAGDVVLVIPFQNPEEQDEGWLMGVKESDWNQHKELEKCRGVFPENFTERVQ; via the exons GTCCTCCAGAAACTGGGCAAGGCGGATGAGACGAAGGATGAGCAGTTTGAACAGTGTGTTCAGAATTTCAACAAGCAGCTG ACCGAGGGCACCCGCCTGCAGAAGGACCTCCGGACTTACCTGGCCTCGGTCAAAG CCATGCATGAGGCCTCCAAGAAGCTGAACGAGTGTCTGCAGGAGGTGTACGAGCCCGACTGGCCTGGCAGGGATGAAGCAAGCAAAATCGCTGAG AACAATGACCTGCTCTGGATGGATTACCACCAGAAGCTGGTGGACCAGGCACTGCTGACCATGGACACGTACCTGGGCCAGTTCCCTGACATCAAG TCACGTATCGCCAAGCGCGGGCGGAAGCTGGTGGACTACGACAGTGCCCGGCACCATTACGAGTCCCTTCAAACCGCCAAAAAGAAGGATGAAGCCAAAATTGCTAAG CCTGTCTCGCTGCTTGAGAAAGCCGCCCCCCAGTGGTGCCAAGGCAAACTGCAGGCTCATCTCGTAGCTCAAACTAACCTGCTCCGAAATCAG GCTGAGGAGGAGCTCATCAAAGCGCAGAAGGTGTTTGAGGAGATGAATGTGGATCTTCAGGAGGAGCTGCCATCCCTGTGGAACAG CCGTGTGGGTTTCTATGTCAACACATTTCAGAGCATTGCGGGCCTGGAGGAAAACTTCCACAAGGAAATGAGTAAG CTCAACCAGAACCTCAACGATGTGCTCGTCAGTCTGGAGAGGCAGCACGGGAGCAACACGTTCACAGTCAAGGCTCAGCCGAG TGACAGTGCGCCTGCAAAAGGGAACAAGAGCCCCTCACCGCCGCCTGACGGCTCTCCTGCTGCCACGCCCGAGATCAGAGTCAACCATGAGCCCGAGCCGGCTGGCGCAGCCACCCCCGGGGCTGCCCTCCCCAAGTCCCCGTCTCAG CTTCGGAAAGGCCCACCAGTCCCTCCGCCTCCCAAACACACCCCGTCCAAGGAGGTCAAGCAGGAGCAGATCCTCAGCTTGTTTGACGACACGTTTGTCCCCGAGATCAGCGTGACCACCCCTTCCCAG TTTGAGGCCCCGGGGCCTTTCTCGGAGCAGGCCAGTCTGCTGGACCTGGACTTTGACCCCCTCCCGCCTGTGGCAAGCCCTGTGAAAGCGCCCACGCCCTCCGGTCAG TCGATTCCATGGGACCTCTGGGAG CCCACAGAGAGTCCAGCCGGCAGCCTGCCTTCCAAGGAGCCCAGCGCTGCCGAGGGCACCTTTGCTGTGGCCTGGCCCAGCCAGACGGCCGAGCCGGGGCCTGCCCAA CCAGCGGAGGCCTCGGAGGcggctggagcccaggagcctggGGAGACGACTGCAAGTGAAGCAGCCTCC AGCTCTCTCCCCGCGGTGGTCGTGGAGACCTTCTCAGCAACTGTGAATGGCACGGTGGAGAGCGGCAGCGGGGCAGGACGTCTGGACCTGCCCCCGGGGTTCATGTTCAAG GTGCAGGCCCAACACGACTACACGGCCACTGACACGGACGAGCTGCAGCTCAAGGCTGGGGATGTGGTGCTGGTGATCCCCTTCCAGAACCCGGAGGAGCAG GATGAAGGCTGGCTCATGGGCGTGAAGGAGAGTGACTGGAACCAGCACAAGGAGCTGGAGAAATGCCGGGGCGTCTTCCCCGAGAACTTTACCGAGCGAGTACAGTGA